The Parambassis ranga chromosome 19, fParRan2.1, whole genome shotgun sequence genome contains a region encoding:
- the LOC114452700 gene encoding peptidyl-prolyl cis-trans isomerase FKBP8-like isoform X1 encodes MQMVSIALCSEMETEPCCEERRDSAVGPTETEVREVISEPSDRDGLIKVPCELAEEGREPCVKELAETESCTGEGKSTEIKSHSDVEQESREKECKEGRKLKKTNSWKMVRFQDPSTEDDKLERDSSAKSLFPEYATEEWTSTSFKELFIAEDWKHITEDRLLRKKVLESGSLQAPTWGQEVTVKMQCVLEDRTVVEKDCKLVFVIGEGDVNQALEECVMSMQMGEITLLLADSQYAYGLLGREPDIPAWAPLLYQLQLLDIREKTDPLSLPIADRIRIGNQKREQGNFHFQREEYSLAARSYCMALDVLTTRSRDGSDGGVQTEEEEVQDYRVKCLNNLATAQLKLEQFDEALHTSRDVLTLEPNNVKALFRMGKLLSDKAEYKEAMEVLKKALKLEPATKAIHVELSKLVKRQSGGNDTQEWRAKPAEMLGDNISPFLIPSKKKPYGISWKFILGALVVALGSLVTSVVLTARN; translated from the exons ATGCAGATGGTGTCCATCGCGCTCTGTAGTGAAATGGAGACAGAGCCATGTTGTGAGGAGCGCAGGGACTCTGCAGTGGGGCCTACAGAAACTGAGGTAAGAGAGGTAATTTCGGAGCCTTCTGACAGGGACGGTCTCATCAAGGTGCCCTGTGAGCTAGCAGAGGAAGGCAGGGAGCCATGTGTGAAGGAGCTGGCTGAAACGGAGAGCTGTACAGGAGAGGGGAAAAGCACTGAGATAAAAAGCCATTCTGATGTTGAGCAAGAAAGTAGAGAGAAAGAATGTAAGGAAGggagaaaactgaaaaaaactaaCAGCTGGAAGATGGTACGATTCCAAGACCCATCAACGGAGGATGATAAGTTGGAGAGGGACAGCTCTGCCAAGAGTCTTTTTCCAGAGTATGCAACAGAAGAGTGGACTTCAACCAGCTTTAAGGAGCTGTTCATAGCAGAAGATTGGAAGCACATCACAG AGGACCGGCTGTTAAGGAAGAAGGTGCTGGAGTCTGGGTCCCTGCAGGCCCCCACCTGGGGTCAGGAGGTTACTGTGAAGATGCAGTGTGTCCTGGAGGACCGCACTGTGGTGGAGAAGGACTGCAAGCTCGTCTTTGTAATTGGAGAGGGAGACGTAAACCAG GCCCTGGAGGAGTGTGTCATGTCCATGCAGATGGGCGAGATCACATTACTGCTGGCGGATTCACAGTACGCCTATGGACTTCTGGGAAG aGAGCCTGATATTCCAGCCTGGGCTCCATTACTctaccagctgcagctgctggacatcagagagaagacagacCCACTAAGTTTGCCCATTGCAGACCGCATCCGCATCGGCAACCAGAAACGAGAGCAAGGAAACTTCCATTTTCAAagggaggagtacagcctgGCTGCCAGATCCTATTGTATGGCTCTGGATGTGCTCACCACACGCAGCAGAG ATGGCAGCGATGGTGGTGTGCAgacggaggaagaagaggtgcaAGACTACAGAGTCAAGTGTTTGAACAACCTGGCGACCGCTCAGCTCAAACTGGAGCAGTTCGACGAGGCTCTGCACACAAGCCGGGACGTTCTAACCCTTGAGCCAAATAACGTCAAGGCCCTGTTCAGGATGGGAAAG ctcctgtcagacaaGGCCGAATACAAAGAGGCCATGGAAGTGCTAAAAAAGGCCTTGAAGCTGGAGCCAGCCACCAAG GCGATCCATGTTGAGTTATCTAAACTCGTCAAAAGGCAATCTGGTGGCAATGACACTCAGGAATGGAGAGCCAAACCAGCAGAAATGCTCGGGGACAACATCTCACCCTTTCTGATTCCCTCTAAGAAGAAACCATAC GGAATTTCCTGGAAGTTCATACTTGGAGCTCTGGTGGTGGCCTTGGGCAGCTTAGTGACGTCAGTGGTTCTGACTGCAAGAAACTAA